In Stigmatopora nigra isolate UIUO_SnigA chromosome 11, RoL_Snig_1.1, whole genome shotgun sequence, the following proteins share a genomic window:
- the lmo7a gene encoding LIM domain only protein 7 isoform X2 translates to MEWREQSAVSCQDAYLEAQRWIEAATKKTFKSKDFRSALENGVLLCDLINKIKPGTIRRINRLPTPIAGLDNINVFLKACLKLGLKEAQLFHPGDLQDLSSRVTVNDEETDRRLKNVLITLYWLSRRAEGEHSYDGPYLNIKAFEGLLGTALHKALQELSSQKGKSIQDSGLGDSWYSEREELHDLRGRGGGHRRDDSLDSLDSLSSQPFSISSDVTLKGSSEGCCSDAESDAAFKMAGNKESLSYRRSVTLTPKVTTQFNQFLPSKDKTTAYVPAPLRKKRAERNDDNRRSWANPSYEEDDAPIFRSKSTSDITEEPLLVRRQSQYEALEKYREQVKEGDDKWQDDLSKWKNRRKSVNSDIVKKKEEREEIEKVTNSGVSRRSKTYQEMQDDREFRRSYSIGSRMGSLSFDQDADVFEKPKPREGLTRSYTVDTNYRSSSSRVVPEKKESPPDVPLASTKPKTDDPDNTNIRASFPRTRPAESASSFRSSALESSTVPDKISPPLRRIPVSEPNSQAQAQPPPSSSIYRPLPTTKTEGTAAAVSRISASLPRSYQRSDSARLSSVITPRPFGSQPSRVGSLTRSVTLGDTNNRLNGNTDSSKNSQVPSRYHQFMTAEERVQSQPSPVQSSDDDDDDDEQEEMTGKSLTTMSSISSLQVEKEFPTVEPSKEHSCEMRISLNQKPNSSRDFGFDVAWDSTGVHVKSVQPGSPAEMFQLESGDEVLTVNGQRVMDLRYLDWKDALDRALQEGSLVMDIRRHGKSNWDRDPSSPPFKGHKIINLTSIGHPVLVGFPETTNVANTLDFTSMADDSVKTATHSVVDVASNGMDGGYPKVSMTTKESEPISMINLKRRSEFFEKGGSDSTMPEIPVPPLTASSARWAWDPEEERKRQEKWQKEQERQLQEKYKRDQEKLQEEWTKAQQEISSSASQFEPIGPTLAYRELELQRERLEEERRRRQEQEEQERLKLEVERKLREEEFERHRQEMKWREEELEREKREVEMKRREQEQELERQRQEMRRREEELERLKLAEEERRKREEEEERRRRREAEAEEEERRRRREAEEEEERRRRREAEEEEERRRRREAEEEVRKQREEEELLWQRRREAEKEEMKRRMAALEEQQWQREKERAVEEQWAKSLEEGEERLQSRGFGDVTDPAASHLPTSQAELQRQQLLSDMKKKNNLLTDNSWIRQRSATAPGGDPPSTRRGGPWEGPDYPFRSWRSSWTPAGDSSIPNFSRPHSALSGSSSFYDNGPPGALSGSLAPSLRGPAAGSAPWSRQSFGPSSLPATASSEAASDAGARQQQWNRSVSGKKVCTLCGSALGKGAAMIIESLGLCYHLTCFKCIDCKTALGGSEAGAEVRIRNKQLYCNTCYMQFKTGHPTTM, encoded by the exons ATGGAGTGGCGAGAACAGTCGGCTGTCAGCTGCCAGGACGCGTACCTGGAAGCTCAGAGGTGGATCGAA gcaGCCACCAAGAAAACATTTAAGAGCAAAGACTTCCGATCTGCTTTGGAGAATGGAGTTCTACTGTGTGA TTTGATCAATAAGATCAAGCCTGGCACCATCAGGAGAATCAACAGGTTGCCGACACCCATCGCCGGTCTG GACAATATCAACGTCTTCCTGAAGGCTTGCCTGAAGCTAGGACTCAAGGAGGCACAGCTCTTTCACCCCGGAGATCTCCAGGATTTGTCTTCAAGAGTTACAGTCAA TGACGAAGAGACCGACCGGAGACTCAAAAAT GTGTTGATCACACTTTACTGGCTTAGTAGAAGAGCTGAAGGTGAACATTCCTATGATGGACCTTACCTGAATATCAAAGCTTTTGAGGGATTACTGGGCACAGCGCTTCATAAG GCACTCCAAGAATTGTCCAGTCAGAAAGGCAAGAGCATCCAAGATAGCGGTTTGGGAGATAGCTGGTATTCAGAGCGAGAGGAGCTTCATGACTTAAGAGGGAGAGGAGGTGGACACAGGAGAGACGATTCCTTGGACAGCTTGGACTCTCTGAGTTCGCAACCGTTTAGTATCTCATCGGACGTCACGCTCAAAGGCAGCAGCGAGG GTTGTTGCAGCGACGCCGAATCTGACGCAGCCTTCAAGATGGCCGGCAATAAGGAATCTCTTAGCTACCGCCGCTCCGTCACCCTCACGCCAAAGGTCACTACCCAGTTCAATCAGTTCCTGCCCTCTAAAGACAAGACCACGGCTTATGTGCCGGCTCCGCTGAGGAAAAAACGGGCCGAGCGTAACGACGACAACCGTCGCAGCTGGGCCAACCCGAGCTACGAGGAGGACGACGCCCCTATCTTCAG AAGCAAATCAACAAGCGACATCACAGAAGAACCTCTATTGGTCAGACGTCAGTCTCAGTATGAAGCCCTCGAGAAATACCGCGAGCAGGTCAAGGAGGGCGACGATAAGTGGCAAGAT gacCTAAGCAAATGGAAAAACCGACGCAAGAGCGTCAACTCTGACATTGTTaagaagaaagaagagaggGAGGAGATTGAGAAAGTCACCAACAGTGGCGTCAGCAGAAGATCCAAAACCTACCAGGAGATGCAAGACGACAg GGAGTTCCGACGAAGCTACAGCATCGGTAGCCGCATGGGTTCCCTCAGCTTTGACCAGGACGCCGATGTATTTGAAAAACCAAAACCCCGCGAAGGCCTGACCCGGAGCTACACCGTTGACACTAATTATCGCTCCTCCAGCTCGAGGGTGGTCCCCGAGAAAAAGGAAAGCCCCCCAGATGTACCACTCGCGTCCACCAAACCAAAAACCGACGATCCCGACAACACCAACATCAGGGCTTCGTTCCCCAGAACCCGACCTGCCGAATCGGCCTCCTCTTTCAGGAGTTCGGCCTTGGAAAGCTCCACCGTCCCCGACAAGATCTCCCCGCCACTGCGAAGAATTCCGGTTTCCGAGCCAAATAGCCAGGCCCAGGCGCAGCCCCCGCCATCTTCTTCAATATACAGACCGCTCCCGACGACCAAAACAGAGGGCACCGCCGCGGCGGTTTCTCGGATATCCGCATCCTTGCCGAGGAGTTACCAAAGATCGGACAGCGCCAGACTGTCGTCAGTCATCACGCCGAGACCTTTTGGGAGTCAGCCGTCCCGCGTGGGCTCCCTTACCCGCTCCGTCACC TTGGGTGACACCAATAACCGCCTCAACGGCAACACGGATTCTTCCAAGAACTCGCAAGTGCCGAGCCGCTATCATCAGTTCATGACCGCCGAAGAGCGGGTCCAGTCTCAGCCCAGTCCCGTCCAAAGCagcgacgatgatgacgacgatgatgagcAAGAAGAGATGACGGGGAAGAGTCTCACGACCATGTCGAGTATCTCATCGCTTCAAGTCGAGAAGGAATTTCCGACCGTGGAACCCAGCAAG GAACATTCCTGCGAGATGCGAATCAGCCTCAACCAGAAGCCCAACAGCAGTCGAGACTTTGGCTTTGATGTGGCCTGGGACTCTACCGGGGTTCATGTCAAATCCGTCCAACCAG GGAGCCCAGCTGAGATGTTCCAATTGGAGTCTGGGGATGAGGTGTTGACAGTCAATGGCCAGCGTGTGATGGACTTGCGCTACCTGGATTGGAAGGACGCCTTAGATCGAGCTTTGCAGGAAGGAAGCTTGGTGATGGACATCAGGCGGCACGGCAAGAGCA ACTGGGACAGAGATCCATCTTCCCCGCCATTTAAAGGCCATAAGATCATCAATCTGACCAGTATAGGCCATCCCGTACTTGTAGGTTTCCCCGAGACGACCAATGTCGCCAACACACTGGATTTCACCTCTATGGCGGACGATTCCGTCAAAACCGCCACCCACTCGGTTGTG GACGTGGCTTCCAATGGCATGGATGGTGGTTACCCCAAAGTGTCCATGACCACTAaag AATCAGAGCCCATTTCTATGATAAACTTAAAACGGAGGTCAGAGTTTTTTGAAAAAG GAGGATCCGATTCTACCATGCCTGAA ATACCCGTTCCACCCCTCACGGCATCATCGGCTCGCTGGGCTTGGGATCCGGAAGAGGAGCGTAAGAGGCAGGAGAAGTGGCAGAAGGAGCAGGAGCGCCAATTACAG GAGAAATATAAGCGCGACCAGGAGAAACTACAGGAGGAGTGGACTAAGGCCCAGCAGGAGATCTCCAGCAGTGCTTCACAATTTGAG CCCATTGGCCCGACACTCGCCTACCGGGAGTTGGAGCTGCAGCGGGAAAGGCTGGAGGAGGAGAGAAGGAGGAGGCAGGAGCAGGAGGAGCAAGAACGCCTGAAGCTGGAGGTGGAGAGAAAGCTGAGGGAGGAAGAGTTTGAGCGCCACAGGCAGGAGATGAAGTGGCGGGAGGAGGAGCTCGAGCGAGAGAAGCGGGAAGTGGAGATGAAGAGGAGGGAACAGGAGCAAGAACTGGAGCGCCAGAGGCAGGAGatgaggaggagggaggaggaacTGGAGCGCCTGAAACTGGCCGAGgaggagaggaggaagagggaggaagaagaggagaggaggaggagaagggaaGCGGAggcggaggaagaggagaggaggaggagaagggaggcggaggaggaagaggagaggaggaggagaagggaggcggaggaggaagaggagaggaggaggagaagggaggcggaggaggaagtGAGGAAGCAAAGGGAGGAGGAAGAGCTGCTCTGGCAGAGGAGAAGAGAGGCAGAAAAGGAGGAGATGAAGAGAAGAATGGCGGCCTTGGAGGAGCAGCAGTGGCAGCGAGAGAAGGAGCGCGCAGTGGAGGAGCAATG ggCAAAGTCActtgaagaaggagaagaacgATTGCAGAGCAGAG GGTTCGGCGACGTGACAGACCCAGCGGCGTCCCACCTGCCCACGTCGCAAGCTGAACTCCAACGTCAGCAACTCCTGAGCGacatgaagaagaagaataactTGCTGACGGACAACAGCTGGATCCGCCAACGCTCGGCCACGGCCCCCGGCGGGGACCCGCCGTCCACACGCAG GGGTGGCCCCTGGGAAGGCCCGGATTACCCCTTCCGCTCCTGGCGTTCGTCTTGGACCCCCGCCGGCGACTCCTCTATCCCCAACTTTTCCCGGCCTCACTCTGCCCTCTCTGGGAGCTCTTCCTTCTACGACAACGGGCCACCGGGGGCGCTCTCCGGCTCCTTGGCCCCGTCTTTGCGGGGCCCGGCGGCGGGGAGCGCGCCCTGGTCGCGGCAGTCGTTCGGCCCTTCTTCGCTACCCGCCACCGCCTCTTCGGAAGCTGCTTCTGACGCAGGCGCTCGGCAGCAGCAGTGGAACAG GTCGGTCAGCGGGAAAAAAGTCTGCACGTTGTGCGGATCGGCGCTGGGGAAAGGAGCGGCCATGATCATCGAGTCCCTCGGCCTCTGTTATCATTTAACTTGTTTCAAG TGCATTGACTGCAAGACGGCCCTGGGAGGATCGGAAGCTGGCGCCGAGGTTCGAATCCGAAATAAACAGCTCTACTGTAACACCTGCTACATGCAATTCAAAA